atgccAAATGCTAATTAATGGTGAATAGAAGTATCCAATTTTGTTTATTATTTACTTAAATCTATaattaagagataaaaataaaaataaaaattttaacttaattaagataaaattattaagttaagCATTATCTACtgctaataattaaatttatagtttgtaaaatataaattaaatgaaatttcaaGCTTACTAAAGTCTTACCTAAGTTACTTTCACTTGTATATATAAAAAGTGAAATTTAGAATATTtcgtatttttaaataaaattattaatttttaattatattaaatgttAATTAATGGTGAATAAAAGTTTCAAAATTTGATTAATAGTTTTTAAATCTTTAGCATTGAACCTAAAATATTTATCAGATGCTATAAAAGCATCTTTTTCATTGATTAATCCTTTTGTAAATGATAATAACACTACAATAGTGAGTTTCAACccaaaaaatcataatttattgaataaaattgTTAAGTTTATCATTACCTGTTTCTTTTTTGAGAAACAATTTGATTATCTCACAGCTTACGGCTACCTGTTAAATGTAAGaatcttatcaaaaattttcaaattatttcctcagtaaacaattaaataattactAAACCTTAATATATTCTAATCAAATTTCGATTCTCATATATAAAATCTTATATAGTTTAGGgggaaaattttcaataaaagcaTTGAAAAAAATTCAGTGGggcataaagaaaataatatatatatatatatatatatatatatatatatatatatatatatatatatatatcctcttaatttttatctttatttttatgttttttttatataaaaattagcaTATTATATTAAACATCAATTTTTATCTAAAagtttaaaaatttcaattacTAAAATCTTATCTCATACAAAAAAAATGTTACTTAAATTTTTTTACTACatgtattaagaattttaaaatcctattttttttataagtaagaactttaaaattcttaaacttacaattttatgtattataaaacTCTACTCATCATATCATATATCTCTAAAAATCAATAATTCttgtaactaaattttcaatGAGATTAGAAAAATGGTGAACTACTGTAAGATTTCTAGTTTTTGACattattcaaaataaatttaaccgTCTTTTTATTctttgaaaattaaatatatatatatttatatatatataaaattattcaataaaaaattattacaaaatttaaacatttgtttttaaaaatttcttataattaaaatttaaaaattttaataataaaacttcaaaaatagcttatatattttttttctactTTATTTATCCTTTGATTGGTACatatcaattaatttaaaaaaataatcaaaaataatctattaataaacttatttcaaaatttaaaattgaaaactaaataattttatatcttttatcaaatataaaatttatcagttactattaaaaaattttatttattaaaacttaaaataagttctaattaattaaaattcaatcattaacaaaattataatttcaaaaatattaaatgaaaattatattatattattaaaataaaacaataaataatTTGCGCAATGGGTGCGGACAAAACAACTCATTATAATTGTGTTTACGAGAGAAATTTTGATAGATGCGaaaaacaattaattattttttatattatttgtaTAAGTAAGAAATTTTATTgagtttctatttttttttaatctatacaTGTGGCAGTGCAGCCACaaatttttaattgtaaaaatGTAGAATTCGTACTACAATAGTAATTGCATGTGATTTTGAATTTTCAGCATTACTTGAATTTCCTTCCTTTTTTTTAGTCCATTCAACActgaatttttcattttcattggTGGAAGAGAAAAGACTTGGAACTTCATTACACTAAATtgatagtacagaattttccaccTTGCATATACGCATATATTGAATCTGAAGGGACTATTGCTTTTAAAGGGTGTGgggaaaaaaacaaaaaaaaaaaagggagtaaTCCCAGCACAGTCTAATCATGGTTAAGGTTTATTAATTTAATCCAACTTTGAGTATGGGGGTAGAAGGATTGGTTCATTAATGATTTCATTCACAGCGCTAACCATCTTGTGTGGACTTGAATACTTATCATCACCCATGTAGAAGAGGTGCAAGACCTTGCTCATCTTCCAAAACAAATCTTTGCAATCTTTAGGAACCACACTTCCTTTTGTTTGCTGAACCATTCTCAGTAATTCTCTTCTATGGCTCTCTATGAGTCTTGTAACCTCCTCTTGAGCCTCCTTTTCAGTTACGGCTCCACGACCATGTACTATAGCTAATGACACACTATTCAGTTTTCCTTGTGCACCTTCTCTCTGCAAGTTAATTTGCATCAATGCACAGATGGAGTAAAGATGAAGTTGGTGAATAGAAATTGATGTAtggttattatatttatatacacTGAGGAATTAACCTAGCTACATATACATACCGCAACGGTTACGCAATCATTTAGAAGTCGCCCAATTATGCTGACATGCATGAAGAGATTATTGTACTCTTGGGTTTCCACAGCTTGCTCAGGGAGCTTAGATCCCATTAAATAAAGTGATATGAGAATAACAGGTCCTAAGGCAAATGATACATATCCATTTGTAATGTACTCATACATTGTCGGCACTAGTTTGTTTTTGGCCCATTCAGCTTCCTTTAACATGGTATCCAGCAGAGTGATCCACTACACAcatgaatataaatatattattagatgATTACGTTAAAcatataaattagcaaactaattaattaaaatgaatacTTCTTACAATATCAATCAAATGCTTTTTGACGCATCGGCCTTGTTGTTTGCTGGCCTTGTCAGCAAGGTAATTAGTTGTGCCATAAATTGCATAAAAGAGTATCTCCACATCTTTGGACTTGAATCCAATTGTTGAGTGTTCATCCCATCTGAGTTTCAATAGATCATTTAATTTGTTAGCTATATCATAAAATGGATAATAGAAGCTCTAGTATATTACATATATGTATACCAAAAAATTCTTGTTTAGACTTAATCTATTATGAATTTAAGACATAACATATATAAtaaaaatcacatgtaaaatagaTGAAATCGTATGTTCATATCTTGAATTCATGATGTTTCAAGTCtaagtaaatttttttatatatacctCTGAATCAATTCGATTAGATTTAGAAGTTCCTCCATTGAACCAGCAAAGTCGAAGAAATCATCAACAACTGTTGTTAGAACAGTGTTTTGAGCCCATGAGATGCGAGCATCGGAAAGATCAGGGTGGGAAAGGACTGCAGCAATGGAAAAATGGGCATATGCGATCTTCTGCcttgcaaacttcaatttatCCAAATTATATTCTTTGACCCATCTGCTTAATTTTATtcaaaaatacaatttaaaattaattattcaagGAAATTCCTTTTTCCTCCATTGGCTAGGGGAAAACTAAAACTAAAACAACAACAGACTAGTGAAATTACCTCTCCAAATAGTCCAGTTCTTCGCGGTGTATGGCCTGACACTTATTGAAGTCTTGGAATGAAAGTGTCAAGAGATCTCTGTTATCAATATTGAAATACCTATAAAGAGGAAAAAAAaggaatatattattattattattcaaaaataTAAACTTCCTCACAGTTACAGGAAATTATTAGGTGTGTCTAGCACACTAGATTTTAGTGCTCCTAACGCTCATATAAATGTGAGTGCTACCATAAGTTATGAGAAGTGGATCTCACATTTATGTGAGTGAGGGAGCACATGCTACAGCGGGTGTCTATTGTAGAATTTACCTTTATATAGATATagtctattatttatttatatcttaGGTTCACGatgaatttatttaaaaatttcccCAACAAGAGATGTCACCTTACCTATAAGATGTTTTAAGAAGTAAAATGTTGTCTACATTGTAATTCTCAATGTAGCGACGACTTTCAGTTCTTTCCAAACTGGCGTATAGATGTTTCAGAGCATAATCcacctgtaaatttaatattatttaattatttttaatataagaaaacattaattaattgaaaatgtGATTTGCTCAAGTGTTGTACCTCATTATGCAAACTCTTGTCTTGAATCGCCCCAGTACTCACTAACTCATTTTCAAGGTAAGTTCTTGTCCAATCATAAATTCTTTCAAGAACAGGTTCATTTGGAAATATTATCATCTGTGAAGCCTTGTATAACTCCAAAGCAGAATTTATGTCACtcattgaatttaaaatattttcttgTTTGTCAAAATTTGCCAATGCATCTGCACCAAGACATATAGAAATTAGGGTTGTGTACAGTTTCTAATTTAGAACTGAATTGAAAAACGGTACCCAAATTGAAAGAAGAACCATCATTATAAGAACTAAACCATAGCAAGCTAAACTTATATTTATTGTTTTGATTCAGTTTTAGTTCTTTATAAGAACGGAATCGAAACTGAATTTAAACGTATGTTATACACACACTATTGTATAATGTTAATActattatttttgtttttattttgatGTTAGAAATTTAAGGCTAAAtttattcttttgaaatgaacaCAGGAATGCTATAGTTTTAGGTGTATGAATCAAGATTTGTACTGAAATTGAAACTAAAATTGCAATCGAAATGGAACCGAAACTAGAATTGAAATCATACCAAAATTGTTTAGAACTTATCTAGAATTGAAGTCAAATTTTAGTTCCaattttaattcctaaaaattaaaaaattaaaggcTTGATTCCAATTTCAATTCTTAGTTAGAACTAGACTCAAAGCCAAAATCGAACACCCCCTAATAGGTATTCCAATGGTAAGCTAAGTACTAACGCTCAAACACCTCAAATTCATAGATGGAAAAATTTTACCTGAAGAGATTTCGTAGCCATTCATCCGTAGAAGTCGAAATCCCAAGGCACAACATGCAGGATCTAAAAATATTTCTTCACTGCCTTGCATCCAAGATCTGTTCACCAACCCACTTAATCATTTCATTTCTTAATTAATTACTAGAAGGGATTAttcaatgctttcagagcatatacTCCCTCTCTATAAATATATGAGTTTCACTTTACTGTAAACAAGGAAAAACAAAAATTTTGTGTATAAAGAATCACTATTTTTTATGCTCCTGGAGCATGCTTTAATTTTCCAATTAATAAAGGGTTAAGTGAGGAATCACCTGTATATATCATCTAGTGTGGTTGCTATTACTTCTGTGAAATGTCTATCTATTCCCAGCTTTATTAAATTGTCAATCATATGGAGACGGGGATAGATATCCAGGGGATAAATGGTAGGAactgtaaaagaaaaattttaactcAGCACATGCAACATAAAACCTCAAGTATATATATCTGAAAAATGCCATAATTTACATCTAAAATTAAGTGTATTACAACTTAGTTTAGGAGGTTCGTCAAAATCCATAATTTAGTTAtctattttcaattttaaataattgaGTTGAAATCAATTTTTGTTTTGTCAACAAATTAGTATGTGTATCCAAATTTCAtcaaatttatcattaattatgggttaaataaacaaaatacttttaattttcaatttgaaacaattaaatctctaaatttttattttattaacaaaatgatCCTtgcatttaaatatattaaaatctcTTCAACTGTTCGAAAATATTTGCATTTCGTATGcatatttatgatttataaacCTTTTACATGTATATGGGTGTGATAAGAAATATTTAatattagaataatatatatatatatatatatatatatatattagtttttcATGATTTATAGCAAACTCTTATgagtaaattttatatttatcaaattaataattttcaaaatgtgatcatttttattcatataattttataagaaaattatCCAATCACATTAACTTTTTTAGAATTCCTATCACACTAGTTTTAATTATTActtaagaaataaaattttagactATATAGTGACAAATTAGAGTTTTATGAGAAAATATAAAGGAAAAAAAACATTAGGTaaactattttttatttaaacgatttctcctttttcatattgtacaatttattaatttgattaatataatacattatatttataatatactatACACGTATAAATAAAAAGTTACCATATTGTGTAATTTATTAATTTGGTTAATGtaatatttacccataaaatattgctataaataatgaaaaattataatcaaattattttacccttttaattttaaaagtttcTTATGACAATaacacatatttaattaatttaaaaattataaatacagAATGACACAAATATTTTAACGCATGTATTCTTAATGATTTAGAACATGAGTAGAGGAtatcttaataaaattatatttattatattttagacataatatatgaatatattatattttacaaaatatatctaattatttaaataatatatataataatttaaataaaaatattttaattattcaaatatAAAATTCAGATGAAGTGTCttcttttgttaataaaataaaactgaaGAGACTTATTTGTTTCAAattgaaaataaagttaaaactattttagttatttttttatataattaatggtAAATTGGTTAAATTTGGGTGGATGAActaatttgttaataaaataaaattttagagtcTAAAGTATTTCAAATTGAAAATAAAGGCTTTAAGTTGTGGGTTGTGACAAACCTTATTAATTAACTTGTAATTTAACTTGTAATTTAACTTCTATCGgctaaataaatctaaaattttaccttATTTACTAATTATACgtagaatttttaattttaaacaatttaataataacTTTCAATAGCCttaaaaataaaactataaatgATCACCTGCGTTGTCGAATTTTTTCACCAGTGAGGATAGGTACTCTAAACATTTTTCATCATGAAGATGAGTTAGAGCAGCTGCAGTTGCAGATGGTGAATTGAAGAGTGAGCCGTTGCTTCTTTGATATTTCATTAGCTCTTGCCAATCATTTAATCGGGTTAGTCCCTCTGCAACGTATGCAAAACGGTTTGTCTCTCCCAGGAAACTGTACATGGAGGAACTCAGTATTAAAATATAACGCCAAGTCAATAATTATTCATAAAAgttgaataataaaaaatatatatatttatgcctTTTAATTTCCAAATCTCTCTTGAGAAGCATCCCCTCTATTGCAGAGTTGTTGAAAGAAAGATTCAAGCCCGTTTCTCTGGCATGCTCAATCATGCCTGGAAATATTATATCAAATCCACGCGGAGAACGTTGATGCTTGTCAGTGGCAGCCCAAATGTTAGAGGCGATGAAGTCCAGACCTTTATGTACAAGTTGGTCTGCAACATTCCATTTGTGTAGAGCTAGTAGACAGGCCAACGTGGAAGAGAGTGAGTCTTTAATTAGGAGGGGATGGGCATTGTCGAGAGCCCATGAACCATCAGGCTGTTGATTCTCCATTATCCAGTTCAAGCATTCTGGGAAAAGAGGCTGCTTGAAACTATTCTGGGAGGGTACCATCGCAACCCATGCAGTGTCATATGAAGAAACTGTCAGCTCAACCTTATCTTTCTTCAacatttctttgatttttctaagtGAATCTTTTGTGTTCTGTAACAGATTGAAATGTGGAAATGTGGCCATCTTAATTAGTTGATTAATAGTTTATAatgtttcataaaaaaaaaaaaaattagatcttCATAAGAGAGAGAGTGTGCTTACGACAACATTTTGCTGCTTTTTATTGAACAGTTGTAGAGATGGGTCTGCGCAAGCTCAAtacaaaagaaaataagagaATTGCTCCTTAATAACAAGGCTCCGTTTGTTTCTCAACCataatttgtatataaaaaatattttttataaaaatatttttattatttaatcataatattaaattaataatacgtatttattatatatatatatatatatttatattttaataaaattatcaaaatttaaaaaataaaaaataactctcATTTTGAAAAATagagttattttttttaaaaatgacttaatttttacttttattaaggtaatatttttcattattcaaTTTTTCTAAGTGtatcaaatataaaaaatattatctaaaaaatatttttcatgaaatttaaatatgtGTAACAAAAATAAATTATGCGGTTAGCGTTCTTTTTCTATTACCTGCTGAGTTTGGCTCTCCTTTGGTGCTTTGTGATAGCACAATCTTGAGAGTCCCAGTGCATGAGAGCATCATTATGTTAACTCTGTGGCAACTGTTAACTCTcctgtgtgtgtgagagagagagagagagagacagagagagtaaTGGTGCTTCCATAAAACTAGAGTCCTTCCGATATTTATAGAgacaaattattttatctttatatatatatattaattatgtgatttaagataaaaataatttaattgaaaatattaatttatggCCCCACTTATTCGCAATTTGACGAAATATCAGGGAAGGAGCCAAGGAAAATGACTCTCCTGCTCCTTCAAACTGACGTAGGATACACATATGGAAAATACAAGTGTGTGCATATATTGTGGCCCCACTTGTTCGCAATTCGATGGAATATCAGGGAACAAGGCTCAATGACTCTCCTGCtccgttaaattaaaaatgacgtacgatatatatatatatgaataacatatttaatttaaaataaaattttatttatttcaataaaaaaatattaaaatattttttaacctttaaagcaataaaaaaaattaaccttACCCAAAGCAATACATCATTTAATTAATATTACTCTCCACAAGTGGCTTACGCATTTGTTGAAAGCTTTGAAGGCAAAGGTGGCCATTGAAAGACATTATAGCTGGTTGAGTTAAAAAAGGGAGTCACAGTTAAAGCCGCCACATTTGAAAGCGAGGGACTTGATTATTCTAGAGGACCGGCGAGACCCATCAAACTCGCcatcaaaaattaaaaacagaATACAAACCCAAGAGAGATTAGGCTTTCTTGTTAGACTTAATTTTTGTCCCTAATATTCCAATTTGGCCTAGATTATGATGATGAGGAGATAATACATTAATCTTAGATTGGTTGGAGGGTCATTtaataacaatttaattattataaaattcaaTGCAGGCCACTATCAAATtgctaattaataatattaaataaacaaATTTCCATTATTgagctaaaaaaaaaatacaaattgaaGCAGTAGAATCTTGAATTGgagtattttaataatttaaaaatgcaCATTGCATATGACCCGctgcaaataaaataataaattttttattttttaaattaataataaatttttaattcattatttatttgtgagatataaaaaaaaattaagtgtttaaattacCAAAGATTTGAAATTTATTGAtgctaacaaattttaaaatctgttgataaaatttaaaagaaaattttcgtCTTTCTATTTAAAAaccttgcttttttttttttcaattattaaagGGTCACTAatagattttaaaatttattggtaATTCTTAAAGGATATTTGAAAAAATAATATAACTATAATCATATTAAATCATGCATTTAAACCCTAAAATCTGCTTTGTATCACTAATTTATAGTTAATCATATATTA
The sequence above is a segment of the Hevea brasiliensis isolate MT/VB/25A 57/8 chromosome 11, ASM3005281v1, whole genome shotgun sequence genome. Coding sequences within it:
- the LOC110660499 gene encoding ent-kaurene synthase TSP4, chloroplastic — protein: MLKKDKVELTVSSYDTAWVAMVPSQNSFKQPLFPECLNWIMENQQPDGSWALDNAHPLLIKDSLSSTLACLLALHKWNVADQLVHKGLDFIASNIWAATDKHQRSPRGFDIIFPGMIEHARETGLNLSFNNSAIEGMLLKRDLEIKSFLGETNRFAYVAEGLTRLNDWQELMKYQRSNGSLFNSPSATAAALTHLHDEKCLEYLSSLVKKFDNAVPTIYPLDIYPRLHMIDNLIKLGIDRHFTEVIATTLDDIYRSWMQGSEEIFLDPACCALGFRLLRMNGYEISSDALANFDKQENILNSMSDINSALELYKASQMIIFPNEPVLERIYDWTRTYLENELVSTGAIQDKSLHNEVDYALKHLYASLERTESRRYIENYNVDNILLLKTSYRYFNIDNRDLLTLSFQDFNKCQAIHREELDYLERWVKEYNLDKLKFARQKIAYAHFSIAAVLSHPDLSDARISWAQNTVLTTVVDDFFDFAGSMEELLNLIELIQRWDEHSTIGFKSKDVEILFYAIYGTTNYLADKASKQQGRCVKKHLIDIWITLLDTMLKEAEWAKNKLVPTMYEYITNGYVSFALGPVILISLYLMGSKLPEQAVETQEYNNLFMHVSIIGRLLNDCVTVAREGAQGKLNSVSLAIVHGRGAVTEKEAQEEVTRLIESHRRELLRMVQQTKGSVVPKDCKDLFWKMSKVLHLFYMGDDKYSSPHKMVSAVNEIINEPILLPPYSKLD